In the genome of Anas platyrhynchos isolate ZD024472 breed Pekin duck chromosome 21, IASCAAS_PekinDuck_T2T, whole genome shotgun sequence, one region contains:
- the RBBP8NL gene encoding RBBP8 N-terminal-like protein isoform X1 — MTTDTFAEFLNKLKEIHEKEVQGLQTKLTELTTEKCRDAQRIEELFAKNHQLREQQKVLKENVKVLENRLRAGLCDRCMVTQELAKKKQNEYETSHFQSLQHIFILTNEMSRLKEENKTLKEELKRLQSLEDRTKCPGAVPRESSSAPSSPLALLSPASRNASSERGAHRAAEDTHHDVPGLELGEEKPAGQRSSPSSRISPSTVLQEASLAEMASQRISNQLHGTIALVRPGSRPCLLEKSPSGAAVSPPARKTPLPPERERSPSLEPYLTAAKPDSPKLASSYETLKLTARKEQLCLLNRHFSLHQLGLAGNCAPADRDGSFPGHLLRAKDGEGRMRPPDDWDDRAALLKLPAAVVYMRDQHLEGKLHLLKHRERLQHLLLHQRQQSQRARAESDPKSAPEERPLSPWPSITGGCKEERSFLEDAVDGKEEKELWLSRDGSEQREKAEAGRDYGVDVPLDLSDAGRGREAGWRDCREPREAGSPQPSPRGSPMHIPCGRHGTERDGSRPPSSWPSTARAPLAEQHGAAKEEEEEEEQEEEAMLALSRTHPTSKPTLSDPEALAEPRVRLAASAHTGEPDDDDAESGQQESDEADTTDSEVAAPCEHDVLQEAQAEGKYFCTKDRAHALQKKRKRGQDPWTKAGSKKSMRGRKKVKAEQGSAGITEEPENCSAARHDASEES; from the exons ATGACTACAGACACTTTTGCAGAGTTCCTGAACAAGCTCAAGGAAATTCACGAGAAAGAAGTTCAAG GGCTGCAGACCAAGCTAACGGAGCTGACGACGGAGAAGTGCCg CGATGCCCAGAGAATCGAAGAGCTGTTTGCTAAAAACCACCAATTGAGGGAACAACAGAAGGTCCTCAAAGAAAATGTCAAAGTGCTAGAAAACAG GCTGCGAGCGGGTCTCTGCGACAGATGCATGGTCACCCAGGAGCTGGCgaaaaagaagcagaatgaGTACGAGACCTCCCACTTCCAAAGCCTCCAGCACATCTTCATCCTCA CTAATGAAATGAGCCGCCTGAAGGAGGAGAATAAAACTCTCAAGGAAGAACTGAAGAGACTCCAGAGCCTGGA GGACAGGACCAAATGCCCAGGAGCCGTCCCCAGAGAGAGCAGCTCCGCGCCCAGCTCCCCCTTGGCCTTACTGTCCCCAGCGAGCAGGAACGCCAGCAGCGAGAGAGGGGCTCACAGGGCAGCAGAGGACACCCACCACGACGTGCCGGGGCTCGAGCTGGGTGAag aaaagcCTGCAGGACAGAGAAGCTCTCCAAGCAGCAGGATTTCCCCAAGCACTGTCCTCCAGGAGGCCAGCCTTGCAGAAATG GCATCCCAGAGGATCTCCAACCAGCTGCACGGGACCATCGCCTTGGTGAGACCCGGCTCCAGACCGTGCCTCCTGGAGAAAAGTCCTTCGGGGGCAGCAGTGTCCCCCCCAGCAAGAAAAACCCCTCTGCCACCAGAGAGGGagcgcagccccagcctggAGCC CTATTTAACAGCAGCCAAGCCAGACTCACCCAAGCTTGCCTCGTCTTATGAAACCCTAAAACTGACCGCCCGGaaagagcagctctgcctcctcAACAGGCACTTTTCCCTGCaccagctggggctggcggGCAACTGCGCCCCGGCCGACAGGGACGGCAGCTTCCCCGGCCACCTGCTCAGGGCCAAAGACGGCGAGGGCAGGATGAGACCCCCCGACGACTGGGATGACCGTGCTGCCCTGCTCAAGCTCCCCGCCGCCGTGGTGTACATGAGGGACCAGCACCTGGAGGGGAAGCTGCACCTCCTCAAGCACCGGGAGCGGCTGCAGCATCTCCTCCTGCACCAGCGGCAGCAAAGCCAACGGGCCAGGGCGGAGAGCGACCCGAAATCCGCGCCCGAGGAGCGGCCCCTGTCCCCGTGGCCGAGCATCACGGGGGGGTGCAAGGAAGAGAGGTCCTTCCTGGAGGATGCTGTGgatgggaaggaggagaaggagctctGGCTGAGCCGGGATGGCTCTGAGCAGCGAGAaaaggcagaggcagggagggacTATGGTGTGGACGTACCTCTGGACCTGTCGGATGCTGGTCGTGGCAGGGAAGCGGGCTGGAGGGACTGTAGGGAGCCACGGGAGGCTGGCAGCCCACAGCCGAGCCCCAGGGGCAGCCCCATGCACATCCCCTGTGGACGGCATGGGACAGAGCGAGATGGTTCACGTCCCCCCAGCAGCTGGCCCAGCACTGCCCGGGCACCGCTGGCAGAGCAGCACGGTGCtgccaaggaggaggaggaggaggaggagcaggaggaagaagcTATG CTCGCTCTCTCCCGGACGCATCCTACAAGCAAGCCAACACTGAGCGACCCAGAGGCCCTCGCAGAGCCCAGGGTGAGACTGGCTGCCAGTGCACACACGGGAGAACCAG ATGACGACGATGCTGAGTCCGGGCAGCAGGAATCCGATGAGGCAGACACGACGGACAGCGAG GTGGCTGCCCCCTGTGAGCACGACGTCCTGCAAGAAGCCCAGGCTGAAGGGAAATACTTTTGCACCAAAGACAGAGCTCACGCGCtacagaagaagaggaaaagaggacAGGATCCCTGGACAAAAG CAGGATCTAAGAAGTCaatgagagggagaaagaaagtcAAAGCTGAACAGGGCTCAGCGGGGATCACTGAGGAGCCAGAGAACTGCTCGGCTGCCCGCCACGACGCCTCCGAGGAGAGCTAA
- the RBBP8NL gene encoding RBBP8 N-terminal-like protein isoform X2 — MTTDTFAEFLNKLKEIHEKEVQGLQTKLTELTTEKCRDAQRIEELFAKNHQLREQQKVLKENVKVLENRLRAGLCDRCMVTQELAKKKQNEYETSHFQSLQHIFILTNEMSRLKEENKTLKEELKRLQSLEDRTKCPGAVPRESSSAPSSPLALLSPASRNASSERGAHRAAEDTHHDVPGLELGEEKPAGQRSSPSSRISPSTVLQEASLAEMASQRISNQLHGTIALVRPGSRPCLLEKSPSGAAVSPPARKTPLPPERERSPSLEPYLTAAKPDSPKLASSYETLKLTARKEQLCLLNRHFSLHQLGLAGNCAPADRDGSFPGHLLRAKDGEGRMRPPDDWDDRAALLKLPAAVVYMRDQHLEGKLHLLKHRERLQHLLLHQRQQSQRARAESDPKSAPEERPLSPWPSITGGCKEERSFLEDAVDGKEEKELWLSRDGSEQREKAEAGRDYGVDVPLDLSDAGRGREAGWRDCREPREAGSPQPSPRGSPMHIPCGRHGTERDGSRPPSSWPSTARAPLAEQHGAAKEEEEEEEQEEEAMLALSRTHPTSKPTLSDPEALAEPRVRLAASAHTGEPDDDDAESGQQESDEADTTDSEVAAPCEHDVLQEAQAEGKYFCTKDRAHALQKKRKRGQDPWTKGSKKSMRGRKKVKAEQGSAGITEEPENCSAARHDASEES, encoded by the exons ATGACTACAGACACTTTTGCAGAGTTCCTGAACAAGCTCAAGGAAATTCACGAGAAAGAAGTTCAAG GGCTGCAGACCAAGCTAACGGAGCTGACGACGGAGAAGTGCCg CGATGCCCAGAGAATCGAAGAGCTGTTTGCTAAAAACCACCAATTGAGGGAACAACAGAAGGTCCTCAAAGAAAATGTCAAAGTGCTAGAAAACAG GCTGCGAGCGGGTCTCTGCGACAGATGCATGGTCACCCAGGAGCTGGCgaaaaagaagcagaatgaGTACGAGACCTCCCACTTCCAAAGCCTCCAGCACATCTTCATCCTCA CTAATGAAATGAGCCGCCTGAAGGAGGAGAATAAAACTCTCAAGGAAGAACTGAAGAGACTCCAGAGCCTGGA GGACAGGACCAAATGCCCAGGAGCCGTCCCCAGAGAGAGCAGCTCCGCGCCCAGCTCCCCCTTGGCCTTACTGTCCCCAGCGAGCAGGAACGCCAGCAGCGAGAGAGGGGCTCACAGGGCAGCAGAGGACACCCACCACGACGTGCCGGGGCTCGAGCTGGGTGAag aaaagcCTGCAGGACAGAGAAGCTCTCCAAGCAGCAGGATTTCCCCAAGCACTGTCCTCCAGGAGGCCAGCCTTGCAGAAATG GCATCCCAGAGGATCTCCAACCAGCTGCACGGGACCATCGCCTTGGTGAGACCCGGCTCCAGACCGTGCCTCCTGGAGAAAAGTCCTTCGGGGGCAGCAGTGTCCCCCCCAGCAAGAAAAACCCCTCTGCCACCAGAGAGGGagcgcagccccagcctggAGCC CTATTTAACAGCAGCCAAGCCAGACTCACCCAAGCTTGCCTCGTCTTATGAAACCCTAAAACTGACCGCCCGGaaagagcagctctgcctcctcAACAGGCACTTTTCCCTGCaccagctggggctggcggGCAACTGCGCCCCGGCCGACAGGGACGGCAGCTTCCCCGGCCACCTGCTCAGGGCCAAAGACGGCGAGGGCAGGATGAGACCCCCCGACGACTGGGATGACCGTGCTGCCCTGCTCAAGCTCCCCGCCGCCGTGGTGTACATGAGGGACCAGCACCTGGAGGGGAAGCTGCACCTCCTCAAGCACCGGGAGCGGCTGCAGCATCTCCTCCTGCACCAGCGGCAGCAAAGCCAACGGGCCAGGGCGGAGAGCGACCCGAAATCCGCGCCCGAGGAGCGGCCCCTGTCCCCGTGGCCGAGCATCACGGGGGGGTGCAAGGAAGAGAGGTCCTTCCTGGAGGATGCTGTGgatgggaaggaggagaaggagctctGGCTGAGCCGGGATGGCTCTGAGCAGCGAGAaaaggcagaggcagggagggacTATGGTGTGGACGTACCTCTGGACCTGTCGGATGCTGGTCGTGGCAGGGAAGCGGGCTGGAGGGACTGTAGGGAGCCACGGGAGGCTGGCAGCCCACAGCCGAGCCCCAGGGGCAGCCCCATGCACATCCCCTGTGGACGGCATGGGACAGAGCGAGATGGTTCACGTCCCCCCAGCAGCTGGCCCAGCACTGCCCGGGCACCGCTGGCAGAGCAGCACGGTGCtgccaaggaggaggaggaggaggaggagcaggaggaagaagcTATG CTCGCTCTCTCCCGGACGCATCCTACAAGCAAGCCAACACTGAGCGACCCAGAGGCCCTCGCAGAGCCCAGGGTGAGACTGGCTGCCAGTGCACACACGGGAGAACCAG ATGACGACGATGCTGAGTCCGGGCAGCAGGAATCCGATGAGGCAGACACGACGGACAGCGAG GTGGCTGCCCCCTGTGAGCACGACGTCCTGCAAGAAGCCCAGGCTGAAGGGAAATACTTTTGCACCAAAGACAGAGCTCACGCGCtacagaagaagaggaaaagaggacAGGATCCCTGGACAAAAG GATCTAAGAAGTCaatgagagggagaaagaaagtcAAAGCTGAACAGGGCTCAGCGGGGATCACTGAGGAGCCAGAGAACTGCTCGGCTGCCCGCCACGACGCCTCCGAGGAGAGCTAA